TCACCTTTATTTCTGCTGTAACCTACACTTTGTTCTCCTCACCATAACTGAATACCTGTCTTACTGCAGAACCAGAAAGaattcaaaaagaaatataataatattaccCTCCTGTTTAATATCTTCCAATAGCTCCATGCTCTTTGAATATAGTACCAAACTCTTATAGGCTCACAAGAGCCTGCTGTATCTGGCCCGATAAATTTCAGCctcattgctttttctttctcttctggacTGAGTTGCTTTCAGATGCTCAACTGATCTATGTTGTCTTTGaactcagggcctttgcacatgctgttctgtTTGCCTAGAATACTGCCTTATACACCCTCTACCCTTCTCCATACAACTCTCTATCTAGATGATCTCTACTCATAGTTATGGTCTCCATTTAATATCACTTCTTTAGGGTACCCTGCCTGAGACTCCATAAGGTTCCCAACTTCATGCCTTCATGGTGTCCTGTATGCCCCCTTTTCAAACACTTTTCTTTCCCTACCAGGCTAAAAGCCCCATGAAAGGAGAAGTGGATTCTATTTTATTCActgctctctgtgtgtgtgtgtgtgtgtgtgtgtgtgtgtgtgtgtgtgcgcgcgcgcgcgcgtgcatgAGTATGGCAGGCATATAATATGTGCTCAATAAGtatctattgaataaatggtgatCATGTAATACTAAGAATACCCTGCAATGTGAGgtatcatttctatttttcagataagaaaactaaaatctAAAAAGACTAAATTTCAAACTCAAGGTCATATAGCAAATAGCATAGTTAAGAGTCAAATCTAAGTCTGGATCCaaaatctctttcttcttttccaaaataatttttctccagCTCATCAAATACTCTACTTACTAGAAGGTCACAACCTATGTCATATAGTTGGTTCTAATTTGGAAAGAATTATAATTTACCAGACACAATCAATTCCTTCTCCAGTGATGCAGAAGGCCCCACAGAAGCTTTCAATGTGGTTGCTGGATGACTCTGAGCATAATTATCATAGGAAAGAAGTGCAAAAATAGTTCAGGTTAAGATACGTTTGTCAGCTTGCTCCTTTCCGCCCATGGATGCCACCGATGCAGCATCGTTAAAGTCTCTCTTCTCCCTGCCATCATATCTAAGTCAGAGTCTCCTAAAGAGCTGGAACAGCGGAGGAAGCTCTTCATTGGAGGGTTGAGCTTTGAAACAACTGATGAGAGCCTGAGGAGCCATTGTGAGCAATGGGGAACGCTCATGGACTGTGTGGTGTTGAGAGATCCAAACACCAAGCGCTCCAGgggctttgggtttgtcacatatgccaCTGTGCAGGAGGTGGATGCAGTCATGAATGCCAGGCCACACAAGGTGGATGGAAGAGCTGTGGAAACAAAGAGAGCTGTCTCAGGAGAAGATTCTCAAAGACCAGGTGGCCATTTAACTGTGAAAAAGGTATTTGTTGGTGGCATTAaagaagacactgaagaacatcacCTAATAGATTATtttcaacagtttggaaaaatGGAAGTGATTGAAATCATGACTGACCGAGGCAGTGGCAAGAAAAGCGGCTTTGCCTTTGTAACCTTTGACAACCATGACTCCATGGATAAGATTGTCATTCAGAAATACCATACTGTGAATAGCCACAACTGTGAAGTTAGGAAAGCTCTGTCAAAGCAAGAGATGGCTAGTGCTTCCTCCAGCCAAAGAGGCCAAAGAAGTTCTGGAAACTTTGGTGGTGGTCATGGAGGTGGTTTTGGTGGGAATGGCAATTCTGGTCGTGGAGGAAACTTTAGTGGTCATGGTGGCTTTGGTGGCAGCCATGGTGGTGGTGGATATGGTGGCAATGGGGATGGTTATAATGGGTTTGGTGGTGGTTATGGGGGAGGCAGCACTGGTTACTCTGGAGGAAGCAGAGGCTATGGATGTGGTGGACAGAGTTATGGAAACCAGGGCAGTGGCTATGGCGGGAGTGGCAGCTATGACAGCTTTAACaatggaggcagaggtggcttTGGCGGTGGTAGTGGAAGCAATTTTGGAGGTGGCAGAAGCTACAGTGATTTGGGTAATTACAATAGtcagttttcaaattttggaCCCATGAAGGGAGGAAATTTTGGAGGCAGAAGCTGTGGCCCCTATGGCAGTGGGGGCCAATACTTTGCCAAACCACAAAACCAAGGTGGCTATGGCGGTTCCAGTAGCAGCAGTAGCTATGGCAGtggcagaagattttaattaGGAAACAAAGCTTAGCAGGAGAGGAGAGCCAGAGAAGTGACATGGAAGCTACAGGTTACAACAGATTTGTGAACTCAGCCAAGCACAGCGGTGGCAGGGCCTAGCTGCTACAAAGAAGACATGTTTTAGGCAAATAATCATGTGTATGGGCAAAAAAACTTGAGGACTATATTTGTGACTAATTGTATAACaggttattttagtttctgttctgtGGAAAGTGTAAAGCATTCCAACAAAGGGTTTTAATGTAGATTGTTTTTTGCACCCATGCTGCTGATTGCTAAATGTAATAGTCTCATCGTGATGCTGAacaaatgcctttaaaaaaatagttcaggttatttgtttcctttttccttagaTGCCAGATAAACAGTTGTTGACTGGAATTTcaactgaggcagagagatgaCCTAGTTAAGTTCCTGGCCTGAGAGAGTGTCAGTAGAAGAGCCCATATTTCTCACATGTATGGAATTGCATGAAGATCTTTCATTTATTCTGCTCTGCTGTGATTCAATGTGATTACTTTGACTAGTGAATCGAAGGTGGCTCTTTAACTATAAACAAGCGAAtgggttaaaaaaatcaaaattagtatCTATGCTTTAAATGAGAGGAGTGAAGGGGCTATGATAAAGGTTAGTAGGACACACGGGCTGGTGACTTCATTGTACCCACACCCCTCATTTGTGGGAGGCCACTCACCTGTACATCCACCagagggcagcagcagcagcaaaggcCCACCTCCCCTGTGCCACACTTCACGCCACTCTGTCCAACCACACGTGGCTATTGGGCACCTGAAATGTGGCCAGTGCCACTTGTTGAAATGATAACAGTTTGGATATATtggattaaagaaaatatattattgaaattcatttcacctgtttatttttacttaaacatGGCTAAGTAGCAAATTTAAGGTGACATATGTGGCTTGCATTCATAGCCCATGCTATATTTCTTTTGGGTGAAACTGCTTGACACAATCCATGGCATAATAAACAGAATTTCCAAAATAACTAAAGTTTGAATCTCATTTTCAGGCTATGTATATATTACACAAATATCATGTCATGATAAGAATTTGGAAGGATCTTGGAGCTTGTCCTTAttttacagctaaagaaactgaggctcaaagagatgAAGCAACTTTGCCCAAGATCAGACcaccagtaagtggcagagctggacttTGGACTTCAGTTTCAAACAAAATCAGTTCTTCTCCACTCAGTGAGTGGCCCAGAAATTATAGGTGTCCATGGACTTAGAGTGTACCTCTGAGAACTCCCATCCCTCTATCCCCAGCACCAGTGGCTGGCACATGGCAGGAACTCTGTTCTACAGCATCCAGTCTGTGTGAGATGCTTTGTTTACTGCACCACACAAAGAATACAAAGACAAGTGCTGCTCAGGCTCTGTTCTCTGGAAGCTCATGGCGTAGTAGAGAAGATACCAGATGGACAGTAACcaattaaaatcataaaacaagttctaGCAAAGTACCTTGAAACTAATATGGAAATGTGTTCAACTTcattaggaatttaaaaaatgcaaataaaaataaggatgTGACGTACTTTACTCACATCCTTCCTAGTTTCAGAGGGCCTTAAAGTAGTTCATAATCctaccttcaaaaaaaaaatcaacagaaaataaaatcaacaaaagaaaagaagttctTCTTTCTGTAAACGTGTTCTGTGGGAGGGACAAGATATCACCCAAGAAAATGAGTTAGAtgatatgaacattttaattgcCATGATGTCCTTTGCATCAGTTTGCTTAGCTTTGAGAAAAGAAGTTAGTTACATCCAATTGGATATTTGATGTACACTAGGaagaatatttatctttatttagtttaagaaaattcaaaattcccAGGCTTTTCTTGAGTGTCAAAATGGAAAACTTACTTAACAGAAGAAACCAAAACTTATTCTGTCTCCTGGTATCTACCACAGGACTTGACATATAACATGGACTCAACTCAATAAAGCCTTGCTGAATACAGGAAGGTGCCTGCATTTATTCTGTGCCGGTTATGTGCCCATGTACCTTAACAGGCCAGTTTCGATAAATAAGGTCATTTAATAACCTTAATACCCTGAAAATTTTAGTCTccattttcagataaataacagaagcgccaaaaaaaaaaaaaaaaattgattatctTGCCCAAATCCCTAATTACCAGGGAGCAGAGCTGCAATTTGGACCCATAATGTATTTTGTTCCAAAGCTTGCATCTTTATGCTGTGTGAAGGGATAggagaataaagggaaaaaagagaaggaacaaaggggaaaaagaaaaaagagagaaaaagggagagagaggaggcaagagaaggatGGAGATAAAAACAAAGATGCAAGGGAAGAAAGGGGTGAGTGAGTATGGAATTCTACCTCTTTCAGCACATAgtctaaaaataaagataaagagaagGGTCAAACCTTTCGTGGAAAAAAGTATTCCTGGCAATTTGGAGAGACAGTTTTTAAAACGACAGGTTAGGAATTCATCTACTGTCGAAGGCCTGGCTCTCAGAAGTTCCCCCAGGATGGTTTCTTCTCTTGCCACCTCATTATCGCCGGGAACAATCTGCATGGCCAGTAATGAGAGGATCTTAATGCCGGCAGTCTCAGGGGTGGGTAATGGCTCTGCTCGCGGAGTTGGGGTCACAGGTTCAGGCCTGGATGCTGTGGAGAGAGCTGCGCGGAGCTACAGACCTTCCCCCTGGACTGGCAGTCCATTAGCCCTTACCCCCTCAGCATGGCAGTAATGAGTAGGTGAGGCCCACTCCACAGCCCCTGCCAGCAGGCCTGTCGGAGTGTGGGTGTGGCCTCCCAGTGCCAAGTGCTTCCCGCTGTCAGCCCTGACCAACCTGCTATCCTTGCAGTGCTGTAGGCCAGCCCGCAGGATAGGGTTTGTCGGGATTCGGGATACTCTCAAATTCTGCTCCTAACAACAATGCAATTAACTAGGGAGCCAGATAATTTAAGCTTTATATTCATAaactataatatttatatagattCCAATTGTATGTTTTCATCTGTAAGCCCATTCTGTATAGTAGAAAAAAACAGGTTTTCTAGTCAGAGTTCTAATCCTAGCATCCCTctattagctatgtgaccttgggcatattAGCTCA
This region of Macaca fascicularis isolate 582-1 chromosome 1, T2T-MFA8v1.1 genomic DNA includes:
- the LOC135965297 gene encoding LOW QUALITY PROTEIN: heterogeneous nuclear ribonucleoprotein A1-like (The sequence of the model RefSeq protein was modified relative to this genomic sequence to represent the inferred CDS: deleted 2 bases in 1 codon) translates to MTLPKAKQCQRSPENYQKLEEKPGMDSSHSRQKEIALPTPGSGTPSSSTVRQSNHIIQQTLLAYLNRRTKENKRAHGVVHTDSILGSGLSGEAWSMDLEDQTEDILHWGIVEKAEPESQKMGNIVKVSLLPAIISKSESPKELEQRRKLFIGGLSFETTDESLRSHCEQWGTLMDCVVLRDPNTKRSRGFGFVTYATVQEVDAVMNARPHKVDGRAVETKRAVSGEDSQRPGGHLTVKKVFVGGIKEDTEEHHLIDYFQQFGKMEVIEIMTDRGSGKKSGFAFVTFDNHDSMDKIVIQKYHTVNSHNCEVRKALSKQEMASASSSQRGQRSSGNFGGGHGGGFGGNGNSGRGGNFSGHGGFGGSHGGGGYGGNGDGYNGFGGGYGGGSTGYSGGSRGYGCGGQSYGNQGSGYGGSGSYDSFNNGGRGGFGGGSGSNFGGGRSYSDLGNYNSQFSNFGPMKGGNFGGRSCGPYGSGGQYFAKPQNQGGYGGSSSSSSYQWQKILIRKQSLAGEESQRSDMEATGYNRFVNSAKHSGGRA